The window tatggaaagaaattggtacttttattcaccaaagtggcatttaactgatcacaatgtttagtcaggacattaatatctTCTGAAACTACTTCAAAACGTTCTCATCAAGatatcctccacatgcagcaatgacagttttgcaggtccttgacattctagctgtcagtttgcccAGATTCTTAGGggtcatttcaccccacacttcctgtagcacttgtcataggtGTGGCTGtcatgtcgggcacttctcatgtaccttacagtctagctgatcccacaaaagctcaatgggttaaagatccataacactcttttccaattatctgttgtccaatatctgtgtttctttgcccactcaaaccttttctttttgtttttctgtttcaaatgtggcgttttctttgcaattctctcCAGACGGCTGCAcccatgagtcttctctttactattttctagagaaagctgtttctattTTGCCATAtgtctattgcatactttggtaactcaaaaacaaacacaaagacaatgttaagcttcatttaacgacccaaatagctttcagctgtgtttgatataatggaaagtgattttctagtaccaaattagcaatttagcaagattactcaaggataaggtgttggagtgatggctgctggaaattgagCCTGTCcaaattagatttttgtgataagttgaatgcctctttggtgaatttaagtaccaatttccttctgaaatggcaaaatctgaacattattttgAACTATTGGCTGCcagtatatacatgtatatatataaagaatgacTTGATAACTTCATAATTCAATTTGTCTAAATTTGCAGGAGAAAGGAGCTGCAGAGGGCAATTCAGCAAAGTACGTCTATTACTACATACGCTTCATATGTGGATTCCTGTTGCCATTCCTCGTCATTCTTTGCTGCTACATACTAGCTGCTATTGGTATTCGTAGAACACGGTTCTCTGGAAAATCAAGGCCTCTTCGAATCCTTGCCTTATTGGTCTGCGCCTTTTTCCTTTGCTGGGCCCCCTACCATTGCCTTGGGCTTGTCAAGTTTGCGAATAAAGACAGCCAGGCAGTAAAATTAGGCTGGGAAATGGTATCAAAATTAGCCTATTTCAACAGCTGTGTGAACCCAGTGCTGTACTTTTGCACAGGAGTGGATATTAGGCATCGCTGCAACCAAAGCCTGTCCGGGATTTATCAAAGAGCTCTCATGGAGGAAGGCCACACTGTGCATTCCCAGGAATGCACATTGGAAGAAAACTGTAATTCCGTTCCAAAGACTGCAGGCACAGTGTATTCTAGATCTGAGTGCATGACTAAAGTTTAGAAAAGTTTTGAGTGAGGGAAATTTGTCATGTGTTCTTGTCAGATCTATCAGATAACTCTGCACAATTTTAATTCATATCTATTTGAATCAGTTTTTGATGGTTCTATCATTTCCGTCAGAGGTTTCAGAAGTGATTTTCACAGAAATGTCTCTTATTGTGTACATTATGTCCTGTAGTTTGTCAGGGGCGAGGTcacttcttctgctgaacacaaacaaagatttttagaagaatatctcagctctgtaggtccatacgtgcaagtcaacagagtccaaaactttgaagctcaaagaGCACATAAAGTTAgacgtaaaagtaatccacacgatcTCAAATCAAgcctttagaagcgatatgaaaagtgtgggtgagaaacagatcaatattgaagtccttttttctccataaatctacactttcacttttacattcacattcttcatgcatatcgccacctactggacagggtggagtatttatagtaaaaagaagtcttaaatattgatatgtttctgacccacacctatcatattgcttctgaagatgatAGATTTAGACCCTGGAGTCTTAtcgattattttatgctgcctttatgtgctttttggagctccaaatttgcattgtgaggaccgacagagctgaaatactcctctaaaattctttgtttgtgttctgctgaagaaagtcacacacatttgggatggcatgatggagGGTAAATGATAAGACAATTATCAGTTatgagtgaactatacctttaattcaTCTCAAACACATAGCATTTCATTTCATGGCTATGTTTTACCATGACtgcaatcaaattaaattatatcaCCAAGTTTTTTATATAGAGTGAAGGTTATTGCCTTAAACAATTTTGCAAAGTATCGGGTGCTGATAGAGTATCTGGTCCTGCTTTAGCATATGGCCTTCttcgagagaaagaaagaggaaataaATGGCATTTGTCATCACTGTATTGAAGACCACTTCCTTGCACTTTTTGTAACTCGCTGGGTAAAATGATCTATTTCAAGAATTCACCTTTAAATCATATGATTTAAAAACACACTGAAAGACAATCCTGTGGAAATTCTGTAGGTTTTCAATTCATTTCTTCGTCATCATCTCTGACTTGTGAAACTACAGAACTGCAAATGAACAGAACATAtttacatgaacaaacacatacagtgtTTTTTCTTTGCAGACTTCATAATCATGCAACTGTAAACCACAACTTGTAAAGGTCTCACTATGAAGAAAATGAACTAACATTTGCAGCTGGGCCCCGTACCATTGCCTTGGGCTGGTCAAGTCGGTGGATAAAGACAGCCAGGCCATAAAAGTTGGCTAGAATATGGCTTCAAATTTGCACCTAGTGCTGTACTTTTGCATTGGACTGAATGTTAGGCAACACTGCAATCAGAGCCTGTCAGGGATTTTTCACACAGCATTTACAGAGGAAAGCCCCACTCTTCAGTTCAGAAAATGGACATCGGAAGAAAGCTATAATTCCATTTTAAAGACTGCAGGCACAGTTCCCCACATACCTGAGTGTGACTAAA of the Xyrauchen texanus isolate HMW12.3.18 chromosome 10, RBS_HiC_50CHRs, whole genome shotgun sequence genome contains:
- the LOC127650584 gene encoding C3a anaphylatoxin chemotactic receptor-like, which gives rise to MASKTTLPQSTSQILTTVDIVFYTIIVLLGTTGNSLVIWVAGFRMKPSVTNIWLVNLSVADLIFCLTRITSLIKKIFFDHWPFGEFLCKFTGFFKYANMFCSVFLLAVISVDRMLCVWRPVFTRERRTLCAARVVSLGVWIVAVIFSSPYFVYRRVYPDKNNLSYCSLKEKGAAEGNSAKYVYYYIRFICGFLLPFLVILCCYILAAIGIRRTRFSGKSRPLRILALLVCAFFLCWAPYHCLGLVKFANKDSQAVKLGWEMVSKLAYFNSCVNPVLYFCTGVDIRHRCNQSLSGIYQRALMEEGHTVHSQECTLEENCNSVPKTAGTVYSRSECMTKV